From Nostoc flagelliforme CCNUN1, a single genomic window includes:
- a CDS encoding calcium-binding protein produces MANIIGTNGNDTLVGYFGSDEDTIDGLRGNDTITGGIDNDILTGGSGNDKFVYELYDGIDMITDFGGVGKGSNPSAGVIAEVDTLIFQDRTARNLLLVQNGNNLEITFEEVADLGDLIGNYLIYFGEPDFVETKVILQNFTLENLDNLSTLGNIQFSAQTSISDSFDVVNANSTQENPFNKNTVTFFNDLNNYVIGFDNSNDVINGQGGNDSINGKSGNDLLRGGTGNDTLIGDSGNDTLVGGTDNDLLRGGTGNDTLIDDSGNNILNGGTGNDTLNVEGSTGDNLLSGDNGNDYLFASNTYRYPLYSTSGNNTLNGGAGDDTLNVNGSTGDNLLFGDDGNDSLSASGYYDYFYFEKYETSGNNTLNGGDGNDTLDVRSSTGDNLVFGGDGNDYLSSNASTIRGSLFDSSGNNTLNGGDGKDTLIVGGTGDNLVFGGDGNDSLSVYGYFESFQEFNNVPGNNTLNGGAGDDTLNVDLPQSDNLLSGGDGNDSLFVSDQQYYYNDDGAFGNNTLNGGAGDDTLNVDRSKGDNLLSGGNGNDSLSASGNLDGNIASGNNTLNGGAGNDILKVDNSTGDNLLSGGNGNDSLSASGALGNNTLKGGAENDTLTGGNGNDTLYGGNGADTFAFNSYNQGVDSIYDFNANNEFIQVSAAGFGGGLLRGFLSASQFTLGTSATTIAHRFIYDDTTGALYFDQDGSRGAFTQVKFAQLFGGVSLSENDFYVIA; encoded by the coding sequence ATGGCAAATATCATTGGAACCAACGGTAATGATACTCTAGTGGGCTACTTCGGCTCCGACGAGGATACAATTGACGGTCTAAGGGGGAATGATACCATCACAGGTGGTATAGACAATGATATCCTGACTGGTGGCAGCGGCAACGATAAATTTGTTTATGAATTGTACGACGGCATCGATATGATCACCGATTTCGGTGGCGTAGGTAAAGGCTCAAATCCCTCGGCAGGAGTCATTGCCGAAGTGGATACCCTGATATTCCAAGATAGAACTGCCCGAAATCTGCTACTCGTCCAAAATGGTAACAATCTGGAAATTACCTTTGAAGAGGTGGCTGATCTGGGTGATCTGATTGGTAACTATCTGATTTACTTTGGCGAGCCAGATTTCGTTGAGACGAAAGTCATCTTGCAGAACTTTACCCTGGAAAACCTAGATAACCTATCAACGCTGGGCAATATCCAGTTTTCTGCGCAAACCAGCATCAGTGATAGCTTTGATGTCGTCAATGCCAACTCCACCCAAGAGAACCCATTCAACAAGAACACAGTTACCTTTTTTAACGACCTGAATAACTATGTCATCGGCTTTGACAATTCAAATGATGTCATCAATGGTCAGGGCGGTAATGACAGCATCAACGGCAAAAGTGGCAACGACCTGCTGCGCGGTGGTACGGGGAATGATACTCTCATTGGTGATAGTGGCAATGACACCCTTGTTGGTGGTACTGATAACGACCTGCTGCGAGGTGGTACGGGGAATGATACTCTCATTGATGATAGTGGCAACAACATCCTCAACGGTGGCACTGGTAACGATACCTTGAATGTTGAGGGTTCAACAGGCGATAACCTACTCTCTGGGGACAATGGCAATGATTATCTCTTTGCCTCCAACACCTATCGCTACCCCTTGTATTCTACTTCAGGGAATAACACCCTCAACGGTGGCGCTGGTGACGATACCTTGAATGTTAACGGTTCAACAGGTGATAACCTACTTTTTGGGGACGATGGCAATGATTCTCTTAGTGCCTCTGGTTACTACGACTACTTCTACTTTGAGAAATATGAGACTTCAGGCAATAACACACTCAACGGTGGTGATGGTAACGATACCTTGGATGTTCGATCTTCAACAGGCGATAACCTAGTCTTTGGGGGCGATGGCAATGATTATCTCAGTTCCAATGCCTCCACAATTAGAGGCAGTCTCTTTGACTCCTCAGGTAATAACACTCTCAACGGTGGCGATGGTAAAGATACCTTGATTGTTGGTGGAACAGGCGATAACCTAGTCTTTGGGGGCGATGGCAATGATTCTCTCTCTGTCTATGGCTACTTTGAATCCTTCCAAGAATTCAATAATGTTCCTGGAAATAACACCCTAAACGGTGGCGCTGGTGACGATACCTTGAATGTTGACCTACCACAAAGCGATAACCTACTCTCTGGGGGCGATGGTAATGATTCTCTTTTTGTCTCTGACCAGCAGTATTATTACAACGATGATGGCGCTTTTGGAAATAACACGCTAAACGGTGGTGCTGGTGACGATACCTTGAATGTTGACAGATCAAAAGGTGATAACCTACTCTCTGGGGGCAATGGCAATGATTCTCTTAGTGCCTCTGGCAACCTTGACGGTAATATCGCCTCAGGTAATAATACCCTCAACGGTGGCGCTGGTAACGATATCTTGAAGGTTGACAATTCTACAGGCGATAATCTACTCTCTGGGGGCAATGGCAATGATTCTCTTAGTGCCTCTGGCGCCTTGGGCAATAACACCCTCAAGGGTGGCGCTGAGAATGATACCCTAACAGGTGGGAACGGTAATGATACCCTTTATGGAGGAAATGGTGCTGATACCTTTGCTTTCAATAGTTATAATCAAGGCGTTGATAGTATTTATGACTTCAACGCAAATAATGAATTTATTCAGGTATCGGCTGCTGGTTTTGGTGGGGGGTTATTAAGAGGTTTCCTCTCTGCTAGTCAGTTTACCCTTGGAACATCTGCAACAACGATCGCTCACCGATTTATCTATGATGACACTACAGGTGCATTGTACTTTGACCAAGATGGCAGTCGAGGTGCGTTTACTCAGGTAAAATTTGCACAACTATTTGGTGGAGTGTCACTAAGTGAAAACGATTTTTATGTGATTGCTTAA
- a CDS encoding SDR family NAD(P)-dependent oxidoreductase, whose translation MPEAVLKGRVALVTGVSRRKGIGKAIAQQLAMLGADVFIHSYSPYDATQTWGADPDGISALIALLQKYGTRIAHAQGNFLDPAVPGQIMGTAVQTFGHIDILVANHAYSKMGNLEQLTTAEIDTQMHINTLEIADGRLEIVCTHKGCSFSDKRKVDLRFIPSTRDGACTKFNLLFFNLRSPIFSVNIDHF comes from the coding sequence GTGCCTGAAGCAGTGTTGAAAGGTCGTGTTGCCTTAGTTACAGGTGTAAGTCGGCGTAAAGGAATAGGCAAAGCGATCGCGCAACAATTAGCAATGTTGGGTGCAGACGTTTTCATTCACTCTTATTCACCCTATGATGCTACTCAAACCTGGGGAGCCGATCCTGATGGAATTTCTGCATTGATTGCTCTGCTTCAAAAGTATGGTACTCGGATCGCACACGCCCAAGGAAATTTTCTCGATCCTGCTGTACCAGGTCAAATTATGGGTACTGCGGTTCAAACATTTGGACACATCGATATTTTGGTTGCGAATCATGCTTACAGCAAGATGGGAAATTTAGAGCAACTGACCACAGCAGAAATTGATACGCAAATGCATATCAACACATTGGAGATTGCAGATGGCAGATTGGAGATTGTCTGCACCCACAAGGGATGCAGCTTCTCTGATAAGAGAAAAGTAGATTTGAGATTTATTCCGTCCACGAGGGACGGGGCTTGTACCAAATTCAATCTGCTTTTCTTTAATCTTCGATCTCCAATCTTCTCGGTCAATATTGACCATTTTTGA